CCTCGAGTATCCTGAACTGGGGCTCGTTGCTGGAGCCGACCGAAAGGGCGGTAAGAGGTTTATCCGGCGGGAACTCCTTGCAGAGGGCCCTGATCACCGCGGCAAGTTTCTCGCCGCTGTCGACCTTATCCTTGCTGTATTTGGCCCAGATCTTGTCCTCTTCGAACATCTTCGAATCGGAGATCCTGACCCCTTTTTCTATCAACCTCATTCCCGCGGGACCGATACCCATCTTCTTACTGCGTCTCTCCGCTTCCTATCAGGCTCTCGTAAAACTCCCTGTAATCCTCTTTTTTGTCGCTTCCGCGCAGGGCCATCGCGGCGCGCGGATGTTCGTCAAGCATGCCGGTTATCGCGTACGGTATTATATAACCCCATTCCATTTTTTCCCTCAGGGGGATAAATTCCTTCGATATCAGGTCGAGCACCGGACGTATATCGAACTTGGGGTTCTTGAGGAACCCGAGTATAAGCTCGAGCGGGCAGTTGCCCGCGGCCCTTCCCAGGCCGTAAACAGTCCCGTCGACGTAATTCGCGTTGTGGATTATCGCCTCTATCGTGTTGCCGAAGGCGAGCTGCTGGTTGTTGTGGGCGTGTATCCCGATCTCCTTGTCCTTTATTATGCCCTTTGCCTTCTTTACCAGCAGTTCGGTCGTCTCCTGGTACAGCGCTCCGTTGCTGTCCACGATATAGATGACGCCGGCCTTGCACTCTTCGTTAAGCTGGTGGAAAGCCTCGGTTAGCTCGTTGTCAGGCGCCCTGGAAATGGCCATTATATTGACCGTCGTCTCATAACCCTTGTCCGCGAACCGGTTGGCGAGGAATATCGCCTTGTCTATGTCTTTGACATAACACGCGACCCGGACCATCGACACCGGGCTCTCCTTCCGCGGTTTTACGTCTTCTACGTCCACGCGGTCGACATCGACCATGACCGAGATCTTCGTCTTCGATTCGATGCCGTCTATGACCCTCTTTATCTGTTCATCGTCGCAGAATTTCCACTGGCCGTATTCCTTCTCCGAGAAGAGTTTCTTCGAGTTCTTATATCCTATCTCCATATAATCTATCCTGGCTTCCGAGAGCGCCTTATAGACCGCCCGGACGAACTTGAAGTCGAAGTCGTGTTTATTTATGAGCCCGCCGTCCCTTATCGTGCAGTCCAGCACCTTTATCTTTTCTCTGAACACTTTATTGGTCTCCTCCTCTTAAGGTCATGCTCAAGCATCCTTACCTTCCCTGCTCAATACCCTGAGGAAGGCATCGACTAATAGCGGGTTGAACTGCGTCCCGCTGTGCTTTTTTAATTCTTCTATGGCAACCTCTTTAGTCAGCGGTCCCCTGTAGGCGCGGGTAGTGGTCATGGCGTCATAAGCGTCGGCGACCGAGACGATCTGGGCTAACATATCTATCTCATCGCCTTTAAGGCCGTCAGGATAACCCGAACCGTCGTACCGTTCGTGATGCGACCTGACGATGGAGAGCATACGCTTATCCAGGAAGACAGGTCCCAATATCTCCTCTCCCGTAACCGGATGTTGCTTGACCGTCCTCCATTCTTCATCGGTCAGTTTTTCCACCTTGTTCAATACCCTCTCGTCGATGCCTAATTTTCCTATATCATGGAGCTCGGCCACTTCTTTCAGCATGTCGGCGTCTTTTACGGAAAGTCCCGTCTCGAGGGCGAGCGCGCGCGAATACTCGGAGACCCTGTCAGAGTGGCCGCTCGTGTAACTGTCTTTCGCTTCAAGCCCGCGCACTAACGATTGGACGATGCGGTAGAAATAATCCCGTAAGGCCTCTTTTGACGCGACGAGGCTCTCTGCCATTTTATTAAAGGACTCGCCCAACCTGCCGATCTCATCTCTTCCTTTTATGTGGACCCTGTATTGGAGGTCTCCCGTCGCGAAGTGCCTGGTAGCTTCCTCGAGTTCCTTGACCGGATCGGTCGCCCTCTTTGAGACCAGGAGCCCTAAGGCTACGGAGATCAGCATGCCCGCGCCCAATACCAAAATAGCGCGCCGTAAGAGTTCCCTCTGTGTCCCGTAAACATTTTGCGCGCTGATATCTATCCCGAGTATGGCTACCGCCTTGCCGTCCTTGCCGCGGATGGGAGCGTAGCCCGAGAGGGTGGCCCCCCATTCGTCGATCATGAGTTTACTATCGGCGGAAGGGCCCGATAGCGCTTTTAACATCTCAGGGAACCTCGAGGCGTCATACTTATCCCCCGGGTACGAGGTGGCCCCCGACTCCCCCTTGGTCTGGACCCTGGGTTCGGGATCGACTATAAACTGCCATACGCCCTTGTCGGTCCGGTCCATGGTGTATATGAAAAGTATCTGGGGGTTCGCTTTTTTTATCTGTGATAATTTTTCGGCGATGGTATTGTATTGCGAGCTTTTTACGCCGGCGCGGTCAAGCGGGACCTGCATAAGGAGATCGGGATCCACGGTAAAGGCCGCCGTCTGCGCGACCATCTTGAGGTGTTCCCTGAACTGCTCGAATTGCGCTCTATAGCTGAATTGGTATAAGAGCAGGCTGCTGATCGCGGCCACCAAAAACAGTGAAAGGACGAGGGCCACCGTGATCTTCGAACGAAAACTCCCGAAAAAGAATTGGTTATTGTTCATATGGGCCTGCCGTTGCCTCCATCGGTATAGTAGATATTATACGTATATACCGCCGTAAATCAAGATGGCACTTGTGATAACAATATTCATCGGATCGATCGGGAAACCTTTTTCCCCGCAGAAAGCCGCAAGGCATAACCGATGACTTTGATGTAGCTCCAGCCTACCGCGAAGAGGCGGAACTTTGACTTTCCCATCCCGGCCCCCCTCTGTATCCATGATACCGGGACTTCCGCGATATTATATCCCGCAACGATGGGGAATATGCCTGTCTCCGCATTTATGGCGAAATCACCGCTCCTCCACGGCAGGCCGCGTATTATCTCCGCCTTATAAAGTTTAAAATTATTGGTGAGGTCTTTCTGCCTTATATTGAAAAGCGCCCTGACGATAAAATGGAACGAGCGGTTCATTATCTTCTTCATGGGCGGATAATTGACCAGCTTCCCGCCTTCCATATACCGCGAGCCTATCGCCCCGTCGAACCCTTTCCGCTCCGCTGCCGCGATAAGCGACCGCACCTCCTTGATATTCTCTATAAAATCCGAATCCATCGTAAGGACATAATCGGCCTTGGGGCTGACGTTCCTGAAACCGGTCTTTAACGCGAGCCCGGCCCCGCTCGGCCGGCCTTTTTCTATCAGCCTGACTTTGCTGTCGCGGCCCATCCAGGCCCGGACGATATCTGACGTCCTGTCCGTGCTGGAGTCGCTGACCACAAGGACCTCGAGAAGCTCGTCCGGATAATTACCCAGCAGGCCTTCAAGCATCCCGCCGATATTCTCTTCTTCGTTATGGGCGATCAAGACAGCCGAGAGGTTGCCTTTCATCGCGGACCGGCCTTTTTAAGCAGCGGGGTCCCGATAATGGCCTTCACCATCGCCGCCCACAAGAACAGGGTGGCCCACGAAATAAGGGAAATACTTTTGAAAACAGGCACGAACACCAGGCAGGTGGAAATAAATAAGGCCGAAGCGGCCGCAAGCAGGAATTTTTTCCCGGCCGGCGGGGTTTCCGCGCGCGCGGCATAGTTAAGGACGGCGAAATAAATGACAAACGTCCAACCCCAGGTGTAATAAATGCAATACTGGGGAAGCAAGAGCGCGAGCATTAAAAAGACCGGATAGAGCAGCCCCTGCGAGGATTCTTCCCTGTTCTTCCAGGCCGCGATGCATGACAACAGGACGATCACCGCCGAAAGGCCCCTGATAAGCAGATGGATCAATTCCGGAGAAACGAGATAACGGAAATTATTGGTCCCGCCCGGCGCCAATAGCCTTCCGACGGCCCCGGGAAGCGATTGGTTGCTTACCCTCAGGTCGAGGTAGTTCACGTAAGAGGCCGCGGCAGAGAACGGCTTGATGGCGCGGTCGAACCATTCTCCCAGCAGGTAATTATTGAACCCTATGCCGAATACCGCGGAAGGGACCAGGAAAAAAATGACAAAAAAGCCCGCGATGAAGCTAAGGATGAACCTCCCCCTGCTTTTTAATACAAAATAAAGGATAAAGACCAGCAAAGGGCTGTATACGGTCAGGGCGAGGCAGAAGTATACGGCCGAAAAGAACATCCTTCTTTCCTTGAACAATAAAAGGGCCGTCAGAAGGAAAAATAGGGCGACGAGCTTGTTCTGGCTGTTGGACAATTCATATAACAGGAAAGGCAAAGCCAAGAGGAGGCTTATCTTCAGGTTCAGCAAACCCTCCTCTTTAGTGCGCGACCGGATGAGCCGGAGCAATATCAACCCGCTGAGCGCTACCGCGGCGAGCTCGGCCAGGTACCATGCGAATATGGAGGGCAACATGCCTTTGAAAGTCAAGGGTTCCGCGGCCGAGAATTCGGCCATTTCGCTTCCCAGCATAAAGGGATATTGGAGTATCGTCATCCCCGGCGCGTAACGGAAGAGCGGACGGTTTACGTCGGAAATATTATCATACGGCGACTTGCCGTGCAATACCTGGTTGACTCCATACAACCCCACCTTCAGGTCCCTGCCGCCCCTCATGGAAAGCGAGATGCCTGTGACTATGACTGCTATAGAGACGGCCGACCAGAAAAAAATATTAAAGACCCTGTATCTTTTCATTTATTTCCGGACAATTCTTTCTGTTGTTTGAATATGTCCCCGATCAGGCCGCGGGCATCGTAGGAGATCTTCCAGCCGGGATAATGGGACTTGAATTTTGAGAGCCCGGATATCCACCATATGTGGTCCCCTATCCTGTTCCGGTCGACGTAATCGTAAGGCATCTTCCTGCCGGAGACCTCCTCGCAAAGCCCTATCGCCTCAAGGACAGAAACGCTGGTGCTCCTGCCCCCGCCCATATTATAGACCTCTCCGGAGCGGGGTTTTAGATAGAATTGGTGGAAGGCCTCGACGAGGTCGCGGGAATGGATGTTATCGCGCACCTGTTTTCCCTTATAGCCGATGATAGTATACTTCTTCCCGGAGACGCAGCATTTCACCAGGTAGGACAGGAAACCGTGAAGCTCGGCCCCGGAATGATACGGTCCTGTTATGCAGCCGCACCTGAATGCCGCGGTCTTGAGGCCGAAATACCTGCCGTATTCCTGGACGAGTATATCGGCGGCGGCCTTTGAGGCGCCGAAGAGGCTGTGGAGGCAGTTATCTATGCTGAAGGATTCGTCTATACCGCCGAAAAATTTGTGGTCCTCGGGCAGCTCGAACCTCTTCCCGAGCTCCACCAGGGGAAGCCTGTTGGGATTGTCACCGTAGACCTTGTTCGTCGAAAGGAAGATGAAGACCGCCTTTGGGGCGCGCAGCCTGAAATTTTCCAGGAGAGCCTGCGTCCCCCCGGCGTTTATATCGAAATCCGTGGAAGGTTCCCTGGCCGCCCAGTCATGCGAGGGCTGGGCCGCTGCGTGGATTATAAGGTCGAAATCGTATTTTGCGAAAAGGCCTTCGACAGCGGCCTTATCCCGTATATCGAAGTCATGATGGACATAATCCGGGGCGGTCTTGAGGAGAAGGTCTTTGTTCCATTCCACCGAACCCGCGTCGCCGAAGAATTTCTTCCTCATGTTGTTGTCGACGCCGATGACGCCGAAACCCTTGTGAGAAAAAAATCTGACACACTCAGAACCTACGAGACCGGCAGAACCGGTCACAAGGACTAATTTCTTCATGTGTCATATTATAGCAGAATTTACGAAATACGCTATTCTGTTATTATGATCGCCGTCACGGGGCATTCATCCGCTGCCTGCTTGCAGGCGGCCTCGACGGCTTTAGGGACGGCGGCGACATAAACCACCGCCTTCTCTCCCTCCATTTTATAGACATCCGGACAGGTCTGCACGCACAATGTGCAGCCTATGCAGATATCCGGGTCGATTTTCACCTTCATCCGATCTTCCCCTTCTTCTTTAAGCATTCTATTATCTTATCCGATAGCGGCTTCCACCGCGTTGATCACATCCAGGGGCTTAAACGGCTTCTTGAGGCATTTCTTGATACCGAATATGCTCAGGAGGAACGCGTATTCCTCCTTAAAGAACGACGACATCGCGATTATCGGGGTCTTTTCCAATTCCGGGAGCCGCCTTATCTCCTCGGCCAGCTGGAACCCGCTCCTCCCTGGCATCTTAAGATCGAGTATTATGAGATCCGGTTTTGTGCGGGACGCTATTTCCACCGCGGCGACGGAATCGTTGACGGGGATTATCTCATAGCCGCTCATAGACATCGTCTCGTTCAGCTCCTCGAGAAATTCCGTGTCGTCATCGACTATCATCACTTTTTTACCGGCCATCTCTTTATGCCTCGTTTGATACATAGATATTATCTTATCGCGGTAAAAGTGTAAACAGGCTGTTTCCCCTTTTTATTGATATTTTTCTACTGAGGGCTTACGGGTCAAAACGCGGTTACCGCTTCCGTTTAGCGGTTTTGGCCCGCTTGCCGGGGCTTTTGCCCGGCCTTACCTTCTTCCTG
This region of Candidatus Omnitrophota bacterium genomic DNA includes:
- a CDS encoding aldolase catalytic domain-containing protein; this translates as MFREKIKVLDCTIRDGGLINKHDFDFKFVRAVYKALSEARIDYMEIGYKNSKKLFSEKEYGQWKFCDDEQIKRVIDGIESKTKISVMVDVDRVDVEDVKPRKESPVSMVRVACYVKDIDKAIFLANRFADKGYETTVNIMAISRAPDNELTEAFHQLNEECKAGVIYIVDSNGALYQETTELLVKKAKGIIKDKEIGIHAHNNQQLAFGNTIEAIIHNANYVDGTVYGLGRAAGNCPLELILGFLKNPKFDIRPVLDLISKEFIPLREKMEWGYIIPYAITGMLDEHPRAAMALRGSDKKEDYREFYESLIGSGETQ
- a CDS encoding HD domain-containing phosphohydrolase → MNNNQFFFGSFRSKITVALVLSLFLVAAISSLLLYQFSYRAQFEQFREHLKMVAQTAAFTVDPDLLMQVPLDRAGVKSSQYNTIAEKLSQIKKANPQILFIYTMDRTDKGVWQFIVDPEPRVQTKGESGATSYPGDKYDASRFPEMLKALSGPSADSKLMIDEWGATLSGYAPIRGKDGKAVAILGIDISAQNVYGTQRELLRRAILVLGAGMLISVALGLLVSKRATDPVKELEEATRHFATGDLQYRVHIKGRDEIGRLGESFNKMAESLVASKEALRDYFYRIVQSLVRGLEAKDSYTSGHSDRVSEYSRALALETGLSVKDADMLKEVAELHDIGKLGIDERVLNKVEKLTDEEWRTVKQHPVTGEEILGPVFLDKRMLSIVRSHHERYDGSGYPDGLKGDEIDMLAQIVSVADAYDAMTTTRAYRGPLTKEVAIEELKKHSGTQFNPLLVDAFLRVLSREGKDA
- a CDS encoding glycosyltransferase, encoding MKGNLSAVLIAHNEEENIGGMLEGLLGNYPDELLEVLVVSDSSTDRTSDIVRAWMGRDSKVRLIEKGRPSGAGLALKTGFRNVSPKADYVLTMDSDFIENIKEVRSLIAAAERKGFDGAIGSRYMEGGKLVNYPPMKKIMNRSFHFIVRALFNIRQKDLTNNFKLYKAEIIRGLPWRSGDFAINAETGIFPIVAGYNIAEVPVSWIQRGAGMGKSKFRLFAVGWSYIKVIGYALRLSAGKKVSRSIR
- a CDS encoding glycosyltransferase 87 family protein; this translates as MKRYRVFNIFFWSAVSIAVIVTGISLSMRGGRDLKVGLYGVNQVLHGKSPYDNISDVNRPLFRYAPGMTILQYPFMLGSEMAEFSAAEPLTFKGMLPSIFAWYLAELAAVALSGLILLRLIRSRTKEEGLLNLKISLLLALPFLLYELSNSQNKLVALFFLLTALLLFKERRMFFSAVYFCLALTVYSPLLVFILYFVLKSRGRFILSFIAGFFVIFFLVPSAVFGIGFNNYLLGEWFDRAIKPFSAAASYVNYLDLRVSNQSLPGAVGRLLAPGGTNNFRYLVSPELIHLLIRGLSAVIVLLSCIAAWKNREESSQGLLYPVFLMLALLLPQYCIYYTWGWTFVIYFAVLNYAARAETPPAGKKFLLAAASALFISTCLVFVPVFKSISLISWATLFLWAAMVKAIIGTPLLKKAGPR
- a CDS encoding NAD-dependent epimerase/dehydratase family protein, which encodes MKKLVLVTGSAGLVGSECVRFFSHKGFGVIGVDNNMRKKFFGDAGSVEWNKDLLLKTAPDYVHHDFDIRDKAAVEGLFAKYDFDLIIHAAAQPSHDWAAREPSTDFDINAGGTQALLENFRLRAPKAVFIFLSTNKVYGDNPNRLPLVELGKRFELPEDHKFFGGIDESFSIDNCLHSLFGASKAAADILVQEYGRYFGLKTAAFRCGCITGPYHSGAELHGFLSYLVKCCVSGKKYTIIGYKGKQVRDNIHSRDLVEAFHQFYLKPRSGEVYNMGGGRSTSVSVLEAIGLCEEVSGRKMPYDYVDRNRIGDHIWWISGLSKFKSHYPGWKISYDARGLIGDIFKQQKELSGNK
- a CDS encoding ferredoxin; this encodes MKVKIDPDICIGCTLCVQTCPDVYKMEGEKAVVYVAAVPKAVEAACKQAADECPVTAIIITE
- a CDS encoding response regulator, producing the protein MAGKKVMIVDDDTEFLEELNETMSMSGYEIIPVNDSVAAVEIASRTKPDLIILDLKMPGRSGFQLAEEIRRLPELEKTPIIAMSSFFKEEYAFLLSIFGIKKCLKKPFKPLDVINAVEAAIG